A window of Phragmites australis chromosome 2, lpPhrAust1.1, whole genome shotgun sequence genomic DNA:
GCTATCGAGTGGGGGCGTAGAGAGGGGAGGGATTGGTAGGGGTGGTTTAGTAGCAATTACGGGTAATTTCCACCAACTTTGATGGCAAGGTTTGTTTGCCCATCCTACACATTCTATCAGAAGTTGGCGGaactggattgtggattgtggtACAGTCCGACCCTAGATTGTGAATTGTGGATTGTCGATTCGAGCCGTTTGTTTCGGCTTTTGGCTTCTGGATTTTGCTACCAAAATCTAAAAGCAAAagtggaaacaaacaggaccttatACGAGAACAACAACccttatctattatattattatttgagggGGAGAAGGAGGCACCACATTCATTCTGAAGGTCAtgaaattaccacgttaatcgaaaaaaataatcaagaccactcattgttatgaacatctcaCGATCTATATTAAACAACAGAacccatatcaaatacaattaataaatagataaattcaaaattcaaagagtccatatcaaatataattaataaatacctaaatttgtaattaaaaattatggaaaattagCAGTTTGATTTTCATACGGTGTGGGAAACAAactatctaaataaagagtccaaataaaataaattaataataattaaaattagggttagaatagaaaaaataaggatccatatcaaatatagtcttataaaataaatttattataaaaatcaaatacctaaataaaagagtccatgtaaaatataattaatcaatagcttaaattcattaaaaaaataactaaaattcttactaagataatatattaataagCACCGTGGAGCTCAAGATCGTCACATCAAGTAGCAGCAGCAGGTAAGGCACaacacaaaggtaaagtaaatatattttgattttggttgAGTAACCTACACCTAAAGCATGATTTTGGTAGTTGATCAAAACGTATACGAATCGAACCAATACATGAATACGATTTGGTACAAGtttagagcataaataatttaataattttctttttcactaatATAATTTgtatttcttcttctaattttatgcattttgcaactaaatgatactaacgttataaaaactaaagagactaatttttaatcaagattatctgataaaatattacaataaaGCTAACTATGCTATTAATGTAAACCACTTGCCAGCTATTTCATAATAAGAAGTGTGTATTGGCAAATGGCAATCACGTGCTAGCGTTTCCCTCTGTATTGTGTTGATATATAATTCCCAACTTGGTGATAGCATGTCTGGTCTAGATCAATGTTTTTGCTTACCGATCTATGTGATCAGCACCATATGCATGCATTCTGTACTGTTGTGCTTGGCTGACTCGCACTAATCCGATGTTTGTTAACAAGTAGGGTGAAACAGGTCAGATATTTTCTAATCGTTTAAAGAAGTTAAAGTAGTATTTTAGATATCGGAGTTATATGGTTGTGTTGGATATCAGAATTGGATATAGGAAGGTAATATGTTGGACGGaggatatttgaaaataaaatcgAATATATTTGAAGATTATTTGAGTCTTTTTTCTTAgagcttataattttttttatacggagtcggatggagattttttatataaaaattgtagatctcgatgagatctacaactttacggtagagattttttattttaaaattttcatgtatttaaataattaatagaagaTTCAGTCAGCATATTGGGAACTCCAACATTACTCCTATTGCTACTGTACTCCAATATTACTCCTCCTTTTAGAATATATTGCTAATTTACTCGTTAGATAATATAGTTGAGTTTTAGACACGTGAAATAGTCAACCATCCTAACATGTACGATATACATGCTAAGAATAGTATAATGCAGCATTCTGGCTCTATCGATTCCCGGACTAACTTGTTGCTGACTGTTAATACTGTATACTACATGCTAGTACTTCGAAGTTTTGTATACATCAATTCGGTGGTCCTTGCTTAAATTGTCATATTAATAGGCTCATCTTTTGAAGTGAAGGAAATTTAGTGGGTGGATCTATATAGGATCACTGCCGTGCTTTTATTTACATTCGCGGTGTGGTACTGTGACATCAGTACATCACAATTTATGAATCAGGGGAGATGGACTTCATAATTGAATACGCTAGTGCTAAGTACCAACATTGATGCCACTTTTTAGCAGGATTCAGATTTCAGACGTCCAGCGTCAAGTTGATGCAGTTTTAATGTGCATCAGTACATCAACTGAATGAAAGATTATGAACAATGCTTTCTTTGCACAATGGACTAGTGCATTTTACACAACCTTTTACAACTGTAGTCCTAAAAAAAACTTGTACAACTGTACAAGGTACATATAAACACTTTATTGTCTTCCCTCAGAGAACTGGGATTGCATACTGTTGCTGCTGTTCCTGACCCTGCAGCCTGATCATTCTTGACGCGTTTCTCCTCTGCTCCTGCAGGTAAGAAGCAAGAAAAGTTTTTTCAGCAAATTGAAGCACTTGTCAGCTGCTCCCCTCCGGCAGGATAACCAATGTTCAGAAGTGAGAACCAACCTGGAGCAGCTGCACCCGATACTGCCTCTGTCCTTGCTGGATCACGGAGATGAGCCTCATGACGACGTAGAACGGAAGCAAGATCCCACTGGCCCTCAGCATGTATACCTTCGAAGCAACGAAACACTTGACATAATCCATCACAGTAGCCACTGGGAATCtctgaacctttttttttcaacagCGGAACGAAACGTGCAGGTAGAGTAGAGAACTCACTGTCAGGAGGCTGAACGCGTACTGATTGGCCGCTCCGACCGCAACCACGGCGACGAGGTGCCTTAGCAGCAGCACGAGCGTGAACTGCACGGGAAGCCAGAATTCAGACTGTACACTGCATAACTAAAATCTGAACCTGGCGGTGTGGCCTCAGTTTGTGCCAGTCACGTACCGTTACGGCCACCGAGCGGCACCAGGACGCGCTCCtgccggcggcgcgggcgcaCTCGGCGTACTCCGGATCACCGGCCGCCGCGTCGGGCCCAACCAACGGCGCATCGTCCTCCTCCGGCTCGTAGTTCAGCCTGGGCACCTCCAGGCTGCCTCTGCACAGCACAAGCAGATCGGTCAGTAAACATGCGGTAGTTGATCAGTAGACTGATTCAGTCAGTGCTGACTCGCTGAGCTAGACAGATTTGACAAAGTTTCTTCGGAAACAGATGGCCATATTTTTCTCTCTATCACATTGCATGATCGGCTGTACTTCACTGCTGATGAAAGGGACAGTTTGACTTCTTTGCAACGGTGCAGGGCAGCAGAGGAGTGCAGGACACGCGACACGGTTTGTATTGTACTGCACATCTGTGCAGCAACACAACATGCAAGGCATCTTCTTATCTGCCATCTCACGGAGGGAATGATTAGGACCCGGTGGTTGGCTCGCCTAACGAAACTGCTAGGCCGGACCCACCTACCAGCCACTCAGACCCTTTTAATAAAGAAGATGCTGCAACAGCTGCCAATAAGAATGAGCCGGACCGCCACTGTTTGATCGGAATGCTTGTTCTCTTGTTCGGATGATCAGGGTTGGGTGCACTGTTTATATGGCATTCAATTTCAGATCAGATCAGAATGCTGGCACCGGGGGCCTGGATTCATGGAAAGACGTGGTGTGTTGAGCCATGGAGAGCAgctggttggttggttggtcaGTCATCCAGTTGTCCGTATGAATTGTATACGTAGGTTAAGAGAAGCAGACTGAGTGAAGTTatgtttgttaaaaaaaagagtatttTGTTGGTTGTATTTGTCTGAACAGGTTAAATTGAGTTTCTATTTGATTGATTGAATTTGAGTTCATATGGGCGGATACAAGAGCTGAGATTTTGAATGATGGCTCGTATGAatatgattttgtgacactgataagtAGATCTGCCTACATGAGTAGATGCAGGATCGGTCTAAGCTACGGACGTATATTTATATCCGTCAGACCAAACTGAAATAGTACATGTGAAAAATTAAACACGTTTCTCTCTTAGATTATACGTATCCATCAAGCCAAGATGCATTCACACAGACAACCAATCACCCCTAAATAGCTATCTGGCAGGCAAACTCCAATGTATCAATGGTTTGGTCAGCAACTGAGCCAGATAATCCCTGATACTACCGTTGTTTGGGAATAATGGAATGAACGATCAGgatcttatttctattttatcCTGATACTACCGTTGTTTCTATTTTATATTTAATCTCTGATACTACCGTTGTTTAGGAATAATGGAACGGAACG
This region includes:
- the LOC133900321 gene encoding uncharacterized protein LOC133900321, whose translation is MEHQESCSSSSLRQCRICHDEEDESCTSMESPCACSGSLKYAHRGCVQRWCDEKGSTLCEICLQNFEPGYTVPPKKAQHADVAVTIRGSLEVPRLNYEPEEDDAPLVGPDAAAGDPEYAECARAAGRSASWCRSVAVTFTLVLLLRHLVAVVAVGAANQYAFSLLTVYMLRASGILLPFYVVMRLISVIQQGQRQYRVQLLQEQRRNASRMIRLQGQEQQQQYAIPVL